In Planctomycetota bacterium, the DNA window GAGCAGGCGCTGCAGCAGGCCGGCATGTCGGCCGAACAAGCCCAGCGTGCCGCCGCCGACCCAAGCCAGCTACAGCAGGCCATCGAGCAGCTCCAGAATCTGTCGCCCCAGCAGCAGCAGCAACTGCTGCAGCAGGCCCAGCAGATGGCCCAGGCGGCGCAGTCGGCCCAGAACATGTCGCAGGCCATGGGCCAGATGGCCCAGCAGATGAGCCAGGGCCAGCAGGGCGGCCAGCAGCAGCAGGGCGGCCAGTCGCCCCAGGGCAACATGGCCGGCATGCTCAGCGATCTCGAGATGATGCAGAACGAGTGGCAGCAGAGCGCCCAACTGCTCAGCCAGGCCCAGGGCCAGATCGCCGCGATGGGCCAGGGCGGCCAGGGCGGCGGCATGCAGGGCATGGGCGGCGGCGACCCCATGTGGGGCCCCACCTCGGCCTGGCGGGAGGGCGAGAGCTCCCGCACCGGCCCGGGTTCGGGCGGGCCGGGCCGGGGCTCGGGCGCTAGCCCCGACGCCGAGGCGGCCGACTACCAGCGCACACGCGAGCGCACCCAGACTCGCCTCGGCCAGGGCCCCATCGTCGGCCAGCGGCTCGTCTACGGCGACCAGATCATCGGCGAGACCCGCGCCCAGTTCTCGGCCGCCGTCGAGGCCGCCGCCTCCGGCGTCGCCGAGGCCGTCGAGGAAAACGTCGTCCCCATCGAGTACCAGGAGTCGCTGCAGGCCTACTTCGGCCGGCTCCAGCGGCAGGCCGAGGTCGTCGAGGGCCAGGCCCCGCCCGTGTCACCCGAGCCCACACCGGCCGTGCCAAGCGAGGGGGGCGGCAGCTGATCCGCGCCGCCGGCATCCTCCTCGCGTGCATCCCTGCCGCCTGCGTCACGCTCGCGATGCTCGCCGCCGGCGGCTGCGAGCGCGCCGAGCCTGGCGAGCGCGTCGTGCTCTACAGCTCGGCCGACGGCTATCTGCTCCGCGAGGTCGTCGCCGACTTCGAGGACGCTACCGGCATCCGCGTCGACGTCGTCGGCGATACCGAGGCGACCAAGACCACCGGCCTCGTCGAGCGGCTGCTGGCCGAACGCGAGGCGCCCCGCGCCGACGTCTGGTGGTCGAGCGAGCCCTACCAGACCGTCCGGCTCGCCGACGCCGGCGTGCTCGCCCCCTATACGAGCGCACCCAACGAGGCCGAGCTCGATCCGTGGCCGGCGGGCCTTCGTGACGCCGAGGGCCGCTGGTACGGCTTCGCCTCGCGGGCCCGCGTGATCGCGTATGCCAGCGATCGCCTCGACGCCGCCGACGTGCCCCGCCGCATCGCCGACCTCACCGCCGACGCCTGGCGCGGCCGCGTGGGCATGGCCCGCCCGGAGTTCGGCACGACCCGCGGGCACGTCGCAGCGATCCTCGCCGCCGATCGCCCGGAGGTGCTCGAGCGGTGGCTCGCGTCCATGCGGGCCAACGGGATGCGGATCTACGACGGCAACGCCACCGTCGTCGCCGCCATCGCCCGCGGCGAGATCGACGTCGGCCTCACCGATACCGACGACGTCTACGCCGCCCAGCGGAACGGCTGGCGCGTCGACTTCGTGTTCGAGGCGGCCGACGATCCGCTCACCGATCCGCTGCCGCCCACCAGCCGCGGCCCGCTGCTGATGCCCAACACCGTGGGCCTCGTCGCCGGCGGCCCCAACCCGGATGCCGCCGGCCGGCTGATCGACTACCTGCTGAGCGAGCGGGCGTCGCGGGTCATCGCCGCCAGCGACTCGCGGAACTTCCCCGTGCGGCCCGAGTTGCGGGCCGAGCTCGGCCTCGAATTGCCCGCCGAGGCGTGGACGATCGACCCCGCGATCGTTGCCCGCGCCATGCCCGAGGCCATGGAGGTGTGCGACCGGGCCCTGGCCCCGTAGCCTCCGCGGGCCCGCACGGCCCGGGAAGGACCACGCCCATGAAGCTCGCACTCGCAATCGCCGCCGTGCTTGCACCGGTTCTGGCTGTGGCGACGCCGGCATCGGCACAGGACGCCAACCCGGCACCGACGGCGCAGGATCTCGTCGACGGCAACCGCGTCATGGCGGCGCTGCGGGCGCTCCCCGAGGCCCGCGCCGGACGCAGCACGCCCGAGGACGTCGCCGGCCTACTCGAGACCGAGGAGTACGTCCTCACGCAGCTCCGCGGCATGGGCTACGACCCGATCACCGAGGACGTCGCCCGCCCCGAACGCATCGCCCGGACGACGCCGCCCGACGCGCCCACGCCCCGCAACATCTACGTCGACCTCGAGGGCAGCGGCGACCTCGCGAAGAACACCATCATCCTGCTCGCACACATCGACGCCGTCAGCGGATCGCCCGGCGCCGACGACAACGGCACCGGCACCGCCGCCCTGCTCGAACTCGCCCGCGTGCTCAAGGACCAGCCCCGGCGCCGATCCATCCGCCTGCTCTTCACGACCCTCGAGGAAGCCGGCCTCATCGGCGCACGGCACCATGTCCGGCGGACCATCACCCCCGCGATCGCAGAGGGCGACATCATCGTCGACGGGGCGCTCTCGCTCGAGATGCTCGGCTACTTCAGCGACGAGCCGGGCAGCCAGCAGTCGCCCATTCCCGCCATCGAGGGCGTCTACGAGCCGCCCGACCGCGGCGACTTCCTCGCGCTCGTCGGCCTGCGGCAGCACCGCGACTTCACCGACGTCCTGGCCAACGCCATGCGGCGGGCCGAGCCCGAAGCCAAGATCCTCCAGGCCGACTTCTTCGGCTTCGCCGCCCCCGACATCATGCGGTCGGATCACGCCGAATTCTGGCGGCTGGGCCTGCCCGCCGCCATGTTCACCGACACCGCGAACTTCCGCAACCCGCACTACCACCAGGCCAGCGACACCATCGAGACCATCGACCGCGCACGCTACATCCGCGCCGTGCGACAGGTCGCCGGCGCGGTCCAGGAACTCTCGATGCTGAAGGACTGGCCCAAGGCCCCGCCGCTGGCCGTCCCCGGTGCGGATCCGGACCCACGTCGCTAGCGCGACCTTCTCGTCCGTTGGCTACTCGATGACCTTGGGATCGGCAAGCATGGCGTCGATCGTGGCCTCGATACGCTCAGAAGTCTCGTAGCGGCCACCCGCGATCGCCTCGCGAACCCGTGCGACGACCTCCGGGCGGAAGCCGTCGCTCGAACGATCCGCGCGGGCCTGCGGCGACAATTCCACGCGGTCCGGCGTGCGTCGCGAC includes these proteins:
- a CDS encoding extracellular solute-binding protein; its protein translation is MLAAGGCERAEPGERVVLYSSADGYLLREVVADFEDATGIRVDVVGDTEATKTTGLVERLLAEREAPRADVWWSSEPYQTVRLADAGVLAPYTSAPNEAELDPWPAGLRDAEGRWYGFASRARVIAYASDRLDAADVPRRIADLTADAWRGRVGMARPEFGTTRGHVAAILAADRPEVLERWLASMRANGMRIYDGNATVVAAIARGEIDVGLTDTDDVYAAQRNGWRVDFVFEAADDPLTDPLPPTSRGPLLMPNTVGLVAGGPNPDAAGRLIDYLLSERASRVIAASDSRNFPVRPELRAELGLELPAEAWTIDPAIVARAMPEAMEVCDRALAP
- a CDS encoding M20/M25/M40 family metallo-hydrolase, which translates into the protein MKLALAIAAVLAPVLAVATPASAQDANPAPTAQDLVDGNRVMAALRALPEARAGRSTPEDVAGLLETEEYVLTQLRGMGYDPITEDVARPERIARTTPPDAPTPRNIYVDLEGSGDLAKNTIILLAHIDAVSGSPGADDNGTGTAALLELARVLKDQPRRRSIRLLFTTLEEAGLIGARHHVRRTITPAIAEGDIIVDGALSLEMLGYFSDEPGSQQSPIPAIEGVYEPPDRGDFLALVGLRQHRDFTDVLANAMRRAEPEAKILQADFFGFAAPDIMRSDHAEFWRLGLPAAMFTDTANFRNPHYHQASDTIETIDRARYIRAVRQVAGAVQELSMLKDWPKAPPLAVPGADPDPRR